A single window of Calditrichota bacterium DNA harbors:
- a CDS encoding dipeptidase has protein sequence MNEALDFVRSRHHNYIGELTDYLAIPSISSDPARQSDVAHGAEFTAQLMRNAGLDRVAIHPTSGHPIVTGEWLGTPGKPTFLVYGHYDVQPVDPLDLWEKDPFSAHIKDDRIIARGSADDKGQVFMHFKAVEAIIEKDGSLPINLKFVVEGEEEVGSPNLSPFLVDHKADLKADGALVSDTSMWAEGIPAITYGLRGLCYLEVELTGPNRDLHSGTYGGAVANPVEILARLLASVKDASGRIQIPGFYDRVVVPTDKERELFRTIPFHLADYKARLGVEDLWGESGWSPVEQTWVRPSFEVNGLWGGYTGPGAKTVLPAKANAKVSMRLVPDQHPDEIADLAERFFKERAPATVTVKVTRHHGGHPVVASLESPFVAAAERALRDAWNREPLFIREGGSIPIVADFRTILGLETLLLGYALPDNRAHSPNENFHLPTMFTGIESLVRLYYYLAG, from the coding sequence TTGAACGAAGCCCTCGATTTCGTCCGTTCCCGTCACCACAACTACATCGGCGAACTGACCGACTATCTGGCGATCCCGTCCATTTCCAGCGATCCCGCTCGACAGAGCGATGTTGCACACGGTGCAGAATTCACCGCGCAACTGATGCGCAACGCTGGCCTCGATCGCGTTGCGATCCACCCGACATCAGGCCACCCGATCGTTACCGGGGAGTGGCTTGGCACGCCTGGCAAGCCAACGTTCCTCGTTTACGGGCACTATGACGTCCAACCGGTCGATCCGCTCGATTTATGGGAAAAAGACCCCTTCAGCGCGCATATAAAGGACGACCGTATTATTGCCCGCGGCTCGGCGGACGACAAAGGTCAGGTCTTTATGCACTTCAAGGCGGTCGAGGCGATCATAGAAAAGGACGGGAGTTTACCGATAAATCTGAAGTTCGTCGTCGAGGGTGAGGAGGAAGTCGGCAGCCCCAATCTGTCGCCCTTCCTGGTCGATCACAAAGCAGATCTGAAGGCCGATGGCGCGCTGGTGTCGGACACCTCGATGTGGGCCGAGGGGATTCCGGCGATCACTTATGGGCTGCGCGGGCTCTGCTATCTCGAAGTCGAACTGACCGGACCCAATCGCGACCTCCATTCGGGCACGTATGGAGGCGCCGTCGCGAACCCTGTGGAGATTCTCGCCCGGTTGTTGGCATCGGTCAAGGACGCCTCGGGCCGGATTCAGATTCCCGGCTTTTACGACCGGGTCGTCGTGCCGACCGATAAAGAGCGCGAACTGTTCAGAACGATTCCCTTCCACCTCGCCGATTACAAGGCCCGGCTCGGCGTCGAAGATCTCTGGGGCGAAAGCGGGTGGTCACCGGTCGAGCAGACCTGGGTCCGCCCGTCGTTCGAGGTGAACGGCCTCTGGGGCGGCTACACCGGCCCCGGCGCCAAGACCGTTCTTCCCGCGAAAGCAAACGCCAAAGTCTCGATGCGGCTCGTCCCCGACCAACATCCCGACGAGATCGCCGACCTGGCCGAGAGGTTCTTCAAGGAGCGCGCACCCGCAACCGTCACGGTAAAGGTTACCCGCCATCATGGCGGACATCCGGTCGTCGCGTCGCTCGAAAGCCCATTTGTGGCGGCAGCCGAGAGGGCACTCCGGGATGCCTGGAACCGGGAGCCGCTCTTCATCCGGGAGGGCGGTTCGATTCCGATTGTGGCCGACTTTCGCACCATCTTGGGACTGGAGACGCTGCTGCTCGGCTACGCCCTGCCCGACAACCGCGCACACTCCCCCAACGAAAACTTCCACCTGCCGACGATGTTCACCGGCATCGAGAGCCTCGTGCGGCTCTACTACTACCTCGCCGGATAG